ACACGAGCTGAGAGGGCCGCGCGACCGCGACGGGTACGAAAACTCTACCGGCCCCGTCGGGTCGGTCGAGGCACCGGCTCGGCGCTGCCGACGAACCGGTTGGCGGGTGAGTAGTGAAACGGGGCGCCCGGGAGAGGAGGGCGAGAACTTCGGCGGCCCCACGGTGCGCACATCGGGGGGCCGCGGCCACAATCCGTGGCGCCCGGCCCGTCGTGAAACGCTAGTGCGCGTTCCAGGCAATCGACCCATTGAATGTCAATTCACATACAACTAATAGACAAAATGTCCCGCCTCGCGACGTCCAATCACGTTCGTCCCCGGTACGGAACCGGGACCACGATACGTGGGCCGCCACGCAATTGAGATTGGGGGAACTAAAATCACGTTCGGCAAAAACCGGCACTGACCAACGCGGAGCACGTAGATTCGCTCGGAAATCACCCCGGTTACATTTCGCCCGCGATCACCGGAGCGCCCCGAGGAACGTGGGTTGAGGGGAGCTTCATAAACGGAGGCGCGGAGTGCGAACAACGAAGTGCGTGCGACCAAAATTCGCACAACTGGGGTACGGAGCAACGATCTCGATCTGGGTGGGAATAACGCACGCGGCCCGCGCTACTGTAGCGCGGACCGCGTCGCACCGTGGGGTGCGGTTATTTCTTCTCGGCCTTCGGCACGGCGCTCAGCCGCTCTTGTTCTTGTTTGGTCGGCACGAAGGGAATGATCTGCAGAATGGTCGTTCCGTCCGCGTCCACGTGACCGGCAACATAATAGGGACCATTCAGGGTATTAGAGCGCCCGCGCGGAATCTCGCGGGTGTTGATGCCGCTGAGCAGGATGCTCACCCGAACCGGCATCCGGACGTCGAAAACGTCGAAAGGATCGAAAGGGGTGCCCCGTTCCCTCACGGCTTCGGTCATTGTGAGAACGACACTGCGCTCGTCTACAACCTCGCTCACGATGAAGCGGCCCGATGTGATAAAACCGATCTGCCCCTTGGGAAAGCCCTTCAGTTCCGGACCGTAGGAGAACGGGTTCTCGGCGTACTGCTTGGCCCGCAAGAGATCGGCGTCCCGTTCGGTCTTCAAGAGGTGCTCGTAAAGGTCGCGATCGACTTGGGTGCGAAAGGCGGGCGGGTGACTCGGGTTCTCGGGGATCTTGTTCTGAGTGAGTTTTGGATCAATTGTCGCCTTCTCCAGCGCCTCCAGTTTCTGGAGCGTAACCTCATTAACTTTCGGCCTCTTGGAGACCACCGCGTCGATAAACGCCTTGCGCTTTTCGGCCGGGATCTCCGGCACATCGGCGGCCGCGCCAACGGCGGGAGCGAAACAGAGGAGTGCGACGGAACAGATCCGGAGCATGGCGAAACTCCCGGAACATTTGGAACGATTTAGAAGTGCAATTTATTGTATTTCAAGCCAACCGTCCCCACTCACACTAATCAGGCAAAAATAACGAGCGATCGGTGCGATCCACACGGGGTCGCACCGATCGCTCGTTATTTACACCAACTCGCCCCGCTCGCTTTTCTGCGCGCCTGCAACGCGGGCCGGGCGCAGTCGCGGTTCGCACCCAACGGGCAGCGTGCTGTCGTAGAGCGCACTACCCGGTTGGTTGTGGTACACGCGCTCGTGTAGCCCGCCCACCACTTCGCGCAAGCGCTCCGGCGTGAACGCCGATTCCGGCGAATCGAGCGGCTTCACGAACAACTGGAGCGGCACCGGTGGGACGTCATCGTCCTCTTCGTCCGCCGCGAAGTTCGGCGAGAGGAAGTCCACGCCGTCCACCCACAACCCGCCCACGCGGTCGAACAGGCGCGTGCGGGCCGTCCAGTTCTCCCAATCGGCCGCCGGTGCGAGCGGGTCCGGGCGGTGGCTCTCCCAAATCACGAACGGGAGCGGTTCGCCCAACTCCCCCGCGTCCACGCGGAGCACTTTAAAGAACTGCTCGTACAGGCGGCCCCCGACCCCCATGCGCCGTGCCCATTCCGCGACGCCGACGTAACACAGGTATCCGCCGTACCCCGGAAGCAGCGCGCCGTACACGTACCCGGCCAGCGCGTTCGGGTCGTCTTGTCGGCCTTCGGGGGCCGCAAGGAGAAGGTGCCGGCTCCACCCGCCCGGCCGCGGTTTGCTCTTGGTACGGTCCTGAACCGACTGCTCGATCCACATCCACGGAATCCGTTCGTCCGCCGCCAGCGTCTGTTCATAAAGTTGCGACGCCGCTTTGGTCATCGGGTCGGTCGCGTCGAACGCTTCCCACACGACGACCTTCTGCGCCGGCGTCTTCACCGGCGCGGATTGCTGTAACTGCACAAATCACCTCTCCTTACGCTTATCCGCGGGCCGAACGAGGTTCGGGGCGAGCCAGATGGTGCGCCTGTGTCGCGGTTCACTTGGGGTTTGGCTCATAATCTTGCGTGCTTCCGAATTTCCCCCAGGAAGCACAGTCAATTGTACCAGGGGGCTCAAATTTCGCGCTGTTGGCAGGGGCCGGGGGAGCGGCTAAGTTACTCAAGGTGGTGCGCGAATGTCGGCGCAACATCATGACCGGGAGGGAGCTTGAAATGTCCACGAGTGGCGGTCAGAAGCACACTTACGAATACCCCCGACCGGCCTTGACTGTGGACGTGGCCATCGTGACCCGTGAGGCCCGACCGCGCGTCCTTTTGATCCAACGTAAAAAAGACCCGTTCGCCGGAAGTTGGGCGTTCCCAGGAGGTTTCGTCGACGAGAACGAGCGACTCGGGGACGCCGCCCGGCGTGAATTGGCGGAAGAGACGGGAATCACGATCGCCGATTTGGAACAGCTGTATACATCGGGCGATCCGGGACGCGATCCCCGCGGTTGGACGGTAAGTGTGGTGTACCTGGCACAAGTCGACCCGGACGCATTGAAGCCCGTCGCGGCCGACGACGCGAGCGCGGTGGGGTTATTCCCGCTCGACGCTCCCCCTCAACTCTCGTTCGACCACGCCGTGCTGCTCGGTCGCGTGCGTGCGCGGCTCGCGGACCGGAAACCGGATTAGTTCCCGCTCATCGCGCTCGTGACATCCGCGACTGTGCAATACCGGATGCCGAGCGCCAAGCCTTCTTCTTTGGCCTTCGACTGGAACAATCCCGCCGCGGGCACGTCGATGCCCGCGCTGGCGTCCTCCACGAGCCACACATCGAAGCCCGCGCGCCGAAGGTCGCGTGCGGCGAAGAAGCAGCAGATGTTCGTCGCGATCCCGCACACGACAACCACTTTGATGCCGGACGCGGACAAAAACGCCCCCAGCCCGGGGTGCTGCGCGGTGACCGCGTAGGCTTCAAAGTCGCGGTCGTAGCCCTTGCGCCAGATCGCGCTGAAGCGGTCCGCGTGCAGACCGGGAAGGAACTCCGCGCCGGGCGTGTTCATGACGCAGTGCGGCGGGTAAATGTTATCCGCTTGGCCGAGGAACGAGCGGTGATCCGGCGGGTGCCAGTCCTGGGTCGCGTCGACGCGGGCGAACGGCAGCGCGAGCAGCGCGTTCACGTGCGGCACGATCGCGGAGCCACCGGGAACCGGCAGTTCCGCCGGGCAAAGATCGGTAAAGCCCTGCTGCGCATCCACGACGAGCAGCGCGGTTGTGGCGGGTGTGAGCATGTCAGGCAGTGTACTTCCGCCACGAGCGCCGGTCTCGCTCACTTCTTGATGTAGCTCCGGTGGATGACCGCGTTCTGGCGCGCGGGGTCGCGCGACTCGACCATCAGCGTCGACCGGTTCTCCGCGCGACTGCTGCTCAACCGGTTACCGTCGGCGTTGAGAGGAGGTGCGGGCCGCAAGTTCGATTGGTTCGTTTGCACCCTCCCCGAAGCGCGCTCGTTATCGGTGCCCCGAACGTGAACTGCGCCGGCCGGATTCGGCAGGGTCACAGGGGCGAAGACGGTCCCGGTTACGGGAAGATCGTTCGTTTGCACCAATTGCCCCTCAGTCTGAACGACTGGTAGGCGCCCTTCTGTTTGCAGAAGCTCTTGCACGGGTGCTACAGACGAACGCCCGCCCTCGACGCGAAGTTCGATAGCGTCTTGATTCGGGTTCAACACGTTCCCGTACATCATCGACGCCGGTCCGTGCCCCCTCAATGCGTTCTCGTTCACCGAACTGCGGATGCCCACCGGCTCCGATTCCCCACCGCGAGCGAGGAAGTGCTCGATTGCGCGAGCGGTCGGCGGTTGCGTGGTCGCTTGACCCGCGTGCTCTGCCACGGCCTCGACCGCGGCCGCGCTCAAGAGCTTCGGCCACGCTTTCCGGAACAGCGTGTTCGATCCGTACACCTCGGCCCCGGTAATCTGCCCGTTCACCACGAAGACCACCCCCACAATGTCCCCGCGTGCGCTTCCGGCGGTCTTGAGAGCGGCTTCGTACTCGGCGACCTTCGATTTCACCGCCGGAGCTTCGAGCGTGAGTTGGAAGCTAGAGGGCGACGCGTTTTCCGTCACGTTCGCGGCAACATTCGCGCGCAGCTTGCTCTGATTTTCACTCACCGTTTGCCACACCGCAGACTGTTGACCGCTCGCATTCGCGTACTTCAGCTCCTTCCCCGCAGCGAACGCATCCGACTTCTGAAACACTCTCGCGCTCTCACCTACACGCCCCGTCCACCGCCCCTGTTCGACGCAGTGCGCCGGGAGCGGCACGTTCCCCGATCCCGGCAGAACGAGCATGTCCACCGCAGCCACGCGGTCCTGCCGACCGCCTTTCACGATGTCGCCGGACTGAATGAATAGTTCGTAATCGGGCGACCGGTTCTCCACCGCGAGTGTGTTCACGGTGCCCGTTTCGTGAACGACTGCCAGTTCGCGTTCGAGCGCTTCTTGTAGCGTCAGCACTTTGGCGCCGGAGACGGCATCGGGGCCGTACACGAAGTACACGCAGAGGTTCCCGTAAGCGAGCGGCGCGGCCACCAGTTCGGAGCTGCCGTCAATGGGGAGCGTTCGCGCGCCCCCACCGGAATACCACGCACCGACAAAGAACAGCCCTACCAAGCCCAGAGCGCGAAATGACTTGCTCATGGAACACCACTTCCTGCGAGGTGCGAAAGACGTGCGGCCCGCTCCCCGAAGCGCGGGCAAGCCGCACCACCGAGTGTACCCGATCTCAAAGTGCTAACGCGAGGGTGATGATTTGCGTTGGCCGCACTCTTGAGCGTTTTCGCCCCTGTTGCGCTTTTGTCCGGCGCGCGAGTCGCTTACAATCGGAGCAGATGGCACCAGCGGAACTCATGCCATTCCGACAGGTGGAGGAGGGTAAGGAACGATGACCTGGACCACTTGGAAACCGGCACTCGCGCTCGGTGCGGTGCTGGCAGCAACCGGCGCCGCCAGCGCCGACGACCGGGACACGCGCCAACTGACCGGCTCGACCGGCACGACGATGACACTCGGGGGCAAAGGCACCGCCCAACAAGCCGCCACCCAAGATACCGAACTGGCCCGCGGGTACCGATACTACGGTGGGCACGGCTACCACGGTGGGTACGGTGGCTACCGCGGCGGATACGGGTACTACGGCGGATATCGTGGCGGGTATTACGGCGGATACTACGGTGGCTACCGCGGTTACTACGGTGGGTATTATGGCGGGTACCGCCCGGCCTACTACTACACGCCGCGGGTGTATTACTCCAACTACTACTATCCGACGTACTACCCGAGCTACTACGGTGGCGGCTTCTACATCGGCATCAGCGGCAACTCGAACGATGCCACCGCAGTGAACCTCGGTGGGATCGGTTCCCGGCCGGTGTCTCAGCCCGTTCCTGCTCCCACCGCCGGCGACGGTACGTTCCCGTATGACGGCGGCCCCGCCAACCCGGTTCCGCTGCCGAAGGCGGACCCACAAATGAACCCGCCGGCCAACCCGCCCGCGGACCTGCCGGTCTCCTTCAAGCCGAAGACCACGACCTCGCCCTACAAGTACAAGGCTTACGGCGAGAAGTAAGACAATCGTCGAAGAGAAACAGCGAACCCCGCGGCACACCGTGCCGCGGGGTTCGGCATTTTGGGGCGCGTGATACGATCAACCCAAACTCGCGGCA
This region of Gemmata massiliana genomic DNA includes:
- a CDS encoding NUDIX domain-containing protein; the protein is MSTSGGQKHTYEYPRPALTVDVAIVTREARPRVLLIQRKKDPFAGSWAFPGGFVDENERLGDAARRELAEETGITIADLEQLYTSGDPGRDPRGWTVSVVYLAQVDPDALKPVAADDASAVGLFPLDAPPQLSFDHAVLLGRVRARLADRKPD
- a CDS encoding isochorismatase family protein — translated: MLTPATTALLVVDAQQGFTDLCPAELPVPGGSAIVPHVNALLALPFARVDATQDWHPPDHRSFLGQADNIYPPHCVMNTPGAEFLPGLHADRFSAIWRKGYDRDFEAYAVTAQHPGLGAFLSASGIKVVVVCGIATNICCFFAARDLRRAGFDVWLVEDASAGIDVPAAGLFQSKAKEEGLALGIRYCTVADVTSAMSGN
- a CDS encoding ARPP-1 family domain-containing protein; protein product: MSKSFRALGLVGLFFVGAWYSGGGARTLPIDGSSELVAAPLAYGNLCVYFVYGPDAVSGAKVLTLQEALERELAVVHETGTVNTLAVENRSPDYELFIQSGDIVKGGRQDRVAAVDMLVLPGSGNVPLPAHCVEQGRWTGRVGESARVFQKSDAFAAGKELKYANASGQQSAVWQTVSENQSKLRANVAANVTENASPSSFQLTLEAPAVKSKVAEYEAALKTAGSARGDIVGVVFVVNGQITGAEVYGSNTLFRKAWPKLLSAAAVEAVAEHAGQATTQPPTARAIEHFLARGGESEPVGIRSSVNENALRGHGPASMMYGNVLNPNQDAIELRVEGGRSSVAPVQELLQTEGRLPVVQTEGQLVQTNDLPVTGTVFAPVTLPNPAGAVHVRGTDNERASGRVQTNQSNLRPAPPLNADGNRLSSSRAENRSTLMVESRDPARQNAVIHRSYIKK